A genomic stretch from Actinomadura rubteroloni includes:
- a CDS encoding glycosyltransferase family 2 protein, translated as MQDAAVIIPAKDEADRIGATVKAASELPGTDLVIVVDDGSRDGTARAAEDAGARVVRHSRNRGKGAAMETGAEAVRLLDSGDPRHLLFLDADLGDTARDAAPLVAPVRAGTADMTIAVFSSTVKLGGHGFVVRLSRDGIRRATGWTATQPLNGQRCLTRAAFEAARPLAAGFGVETALTIDLLRKGFRVEEVEVPLAHRATGTDWRAQLHRARQFRDVGRALAAREPALDALRRGRGA; from the coding sequence ATGCAGGACGCAGCGGTGATCATTCCCGCGAAGGACGAGGCGGACCGGATCGGCGCCACGGTCAAGGCCGCCTCGGAACTGCCCGGCACCGATCTCGTCATCGTCGTGGACGACGGCTCCCGGGACGGCACGGCGCGCGCGGCCGAGGACGCCGGGGCCCGCGTCGTCCGGCACAGCCGCAACCGGGGCAAGGGCGCGGCGATGGAGACCGGCGCGGAGGCCGTCCGCCTGCTCGACTCCGGCGACCCGCGCCACCTGCTGTTCCTCGACGCCGACCTCGGCGACACGGCCCGGGACGCGGCGCCGCTCGTCGCCCCCGTCCGCGCGGGCACCGCCGACATGACGATCGCGGTGTTCAGCAGCACGGTGAAGCTCGGCGGCCACGGCTTCGTCGTCCGCCTCTCCCGCGACGGCATCCGCCGCGCCACCGGCTGGACCGCGACCCAGCCGCTCAACGGCCAGCGCTGCCTGACCCGCGCCGCGTTCGAGGCCGCCCGGCCGCTCGCCGCCGGGTTCGGCGTCGAGACGGCGCTGACGATCGACCTGCTCCGCAAGGGCTTCCGCGTCGAGGAGGTCGAGGTGCCGCTCGCGCACCGCGCCACCGGCACCGACTGGCGCGCCCAACTCCACCGCGCCCGGCAGTTCCGCGACGTCGGGCGCGCCCTCGCCGCCCGCGAGCCCGCGCTGGACGCGCTGCGGCGCGGCCGGGGCGCGTGA
- a CDS encoding STAS domain-containing protein, giving the protein MELNVSTSSQGGHTVVTATGELDLYTAPRLQAALADLAGDAADRITVDLSGVEFCDSIGMNVLLAAMQRVRDGGGSFALAAPRTAVRRILQVTGLDTVFTVVEAAPVPGVG; this is encoded by the coding sequence GTGGAGCTAAACGTCTCAACATCGTCTCAAGGGGGTCACACCGTCGTTACGGCGACGGGTGAGCTCGACCTCTACACCGCGCCGCGCCTCCAGGCCGCGCTCGCGGACCTGGCCGGCGACGCCGCCGACCGCATCACCGTGGACCTCAGCGGCGTGGAGTTCTGCGACTCGATCGGCATGAACGTCCTGCTGGCGGCGATGCAGCGGGTCCGGGACGGCGGCGGGTCGTTCGCGCTGGCCGCGCCGCGCACCGCCGTCCGCCGCATCCTCCAGGTCACCGGGCTCGACACCGTGTTCACCGTGGTGGAGGCGGCGCCCGTGCCCGGCGTGGGCTGA
- a CDS encoding FG-GAP-like repeat-containing protein, whose translation MRFRAAHALALAAVTGACGLAAAGPATARAAARPYDFDGDGRRDLALGSPAGTVGDKKKAGFVTVVYGSKTGVDPRRRQVVTQASAGVPGAPEAGDRFGASLTSADLDRDGYADLAVGAPGEDGRAADTGTVTVLWGSPSGLRGAAAFGENGAAGKGHRFGETLTAGDLQGDGTPELFVTAPGTSTFTWLSFRGRKVTVRPGARSGYGLDRSWIAAGDVTGDGRADVVYGWYDHDDPEVDHRRGFTLFTANGRGGLDRGRTVYTTVHALAVADFDGDGRADVAVGDTYDRPWTGGAVTVHRGTPFGLGGTYTLHRDTSGVPGRAVMEDNFGAALAAGDVNRDGRADLAVGAPKTDRGNVFDAGSAYVLYGSPSGLTGRGAQEITRSTTGVPGAVRAYEHLGAQVALLDHDGDGRADLTIGVPDADGGNGTLITLGKNVTTITATTLGVRSRTAALGGLIGG comes from the coding sequence GTGCGCTTTCGGGCGGCTCATGCCCTGGCGCTCGCCGCCGTGACGGGTGCGTGCGGACTGGCTGCGGCCGGTCCCGCGACGGCCCGCGCGGCGGCGCGCCCCTACGACTTCGACGGCGACGGACGGCGCGATCTCGCGCTCGGCAGCCCGGCCGGAACCGTGGGAGACAAGAAGAAGGCCGGATTCGTCACCGTCGTGTACGGGTCGAAGACCGGCGTGGACCCGCGGCGCAGGCAGGTCGTGACGCAGGCGAGCGCGGGCGTCCCGGGCGCGCCGGAGGCCGGTGACCGGTTCGGCGCGTCGCTGACCTCGGCGGACCTCGACCGCGACGGCTACGCGGACCTCGCGGTCGGCGCGCCCGGCGAGGACGGCCGCGCCGCCGACACCGGGACGGTGACGGTCCTGTGGGGCTCGCCGTCCGGCCTGCGCGGCGCGGCGGCGTTCGGCGAGAACGGCGCGGCCGGGAAGGGCCACCGGTTCGGCGAGACGCTGACCGCCGGGGACCTCCAGGGCGACGGGACGCCGGAACTGTTCGTCACGGCGCCCGGCACGAGCACGTTCACCTGGCTGTCGTTCCGGGGACGCAAGGTGACCGTCCGGCCGGGAGCGCGTTCGGGCTACGGATTGGACCGTTCCTGGATCGCGGCGGGCGACGTCACCGGCGACGGCCGCGCCGACGTCGTCTACGGCTGGTACGACCACGACGACCCCGAGGTGGACCACCGGCGCGGCTTCACGCTGTTCACCGCGAACGGCCGGGGCGGGCTCGACCGCGGCCGCACGGTCTACACGACCGTCCACGCGCTCGCCGTGGCCGACTTCGACGGCGACGGCCGCGCGGACGTCGCGGTCGGCGACACCTACGACCGCCCCTGGACGGGCGGCGCCGTGACCGTCCACCGGGGCACGCCGTTCGGACTCGGCGGGACGTACACGCTGCACCGCGACACGTCCGGCGTACCGGGCCGCGCGGTCATGGAGGACAACTTCGGCGCGGCGCTCGCGGCGGGCGACGTGAACCGCGACGGTCGCGCCGACCTGGCCGTCGGCGCGCCGAAGACCGACCGCGGGAACGTTTTCGACGCGGGCTCGGCGTACGTGCTCTACGGTTCGCCGTCCGGCCTGACCGGACGCGGCGCGCAGGAGATCACGAGAAGCACGACGGGGGTCCCCGGCGCCGTCCGCGCCTACGAGCACCTGGGCGCGCAGGTGGCGCTGCTCGACCACGACGGCGACGGCCGCGCGGACCTCACGATCGGCGTCCCCGACGCCGACGGCGGCAACGGCACGCTCATCACCCTCGGCAAGAACGTCACGACCATCACCGCGACGACCCTCGGCGTCAGATCCCGCACCGCCGCGCTGGGCGGGCTGATCGGCGGCTAG
- a CDS encoding long-chain-fatty-acid--CoA ligase: MTGLTDVLRERARRHPDRVAYHAGDTSVTYAEFDRRVDRAAAALAAAGLGPGDRVAMLDKNSLEYVEQLFAAARIGAVQVPVNYRLAPDEVAYIVGNARAKVFVVGPEFVPVLDAVAGRLEHVALSVVVGGEGHGHTDYDAWVGAHDAAAPPEHVPAAGDVFAQLYSSGTTGRPKGVMLTHANYGTVLPLAATLWETSEDDVLMTAMPMYHIAGNILAVATIYNGMTGVITREPDPARIARDVERHRVTHVFLVPVLLQFLQLVPEVGAADLSSLKLVLYGASPISEDVLRGAMRLLPGTAFMQVYGLTETTGAITYLPPEDHDPDGPHPERLRSAGLPYACAEIRVVDPATLADVPAGEVGEILCRGGMNLSGYWDLPDATAAALLPDGFFRTGDAGYLDADGYVYIHDRVKDMIISGGENIYPAEVENVLMSHPAVTDCAVIGVPDERWGETPKALVVLDADVPEADLIAYCRERLAHFKCPSSVERRDAIPRNPTGKILKRELRAPYWTDQTRSVH, from the coding sequence ATGACCGGCCTGACCGACGTCCTGCGGGAACGCGCGCGGCGGCACCCCGACCGCGTCGCCTACCACGCGGGGGACACGAGCGTCACCTACGCGGAGTTCGACCGCCGGGTGGACCGGGCCGCGGCGGCGCTCGCCGCGGCCGGGCTCGGGCCCGGCGACCGGGTCGCGATGCTGGACAAGAACTCGCTGGAGTACGTGGAACAACTGTTCGCGGCGGCGCGGATCGGCGCGGTGCAGGTGCCGGTCAACTACCGGCTCGCGCCGGACGAGGTCGCCTACATCGTCGGCAACGCGCGGGCGAAGGTCTTCGTCGTCGGGCCGGAGTTCGTGCCGGTGCTCGACGCCGTCGCGGGCCGGCTGGAGCACGTGGCGCTGAGCGTGGTCGTCGGCGGCGAGGGCCACGGGCACACCGACTACGACGCCTGGGTCGGGGCGCACGACGCCGCCGCGCCGCCGGAGCACGTCCCCGCGGCCGGGGACGTGTTCGCGCAGCTCTACTCGTCCGGGACGACCGGCCGTCCGAAGGGCGTGATGCTCACCCACGCCAACTACGGGACCGTCCTGCCGCTCGCCGCGACGCTCTGGGAGACGTCCGAGGACGACGTGCTCATGACGGCGATGCCGATGTACCACATCGCCGGGAACATCCTCGCCGTCGCGACGATCTACAACGGAATGACCGGCGTCATCACCCGCGAGCCCGACCCGGCGCGCATCGCCCGCGACGTCGAACGGCACCGCGTGACGCACGTGTTCCTGGTGCCGGTGCTGCTCCAGTTCCTCCAGCTCGTCCCGGAGGTCGGGGCGGCGGACCTGAGCAGCCTGAAACTCGTCCTGTACGGCGCCTCGCCGATCAGCGAGGACGTCCTGCGCGGCGCGATGCGGCTGCTGCCCGGCACCGCGTTCATGCAGGTCTACGGCCTGACGGAGACCACCGGCGCGATCACCTACCTGCCCCCCGAGGACCACGACCCCGACGGGCCGCACCCCGAGCGGCTGCGCAGCGCCGGGCTCCCGTACGCGTGCGCGGAGATCCGCGTCGTGGATCCGGCGACGCTGGCGGACGTCCCGGCCGGCGAGGTCGGCGAGATCCTGTGCCGGGGCGGCATGAACCTGTCCGGCTACTGGGACCTGCCCGACGCGACCGCCGCCGCGCTGCTGCCGGACGGCTTCTTCCGCACCGGCGACGCGGGCTACCTGGACGCGGACGGCTACGTCTACATCCACGACCGCGTCAAGGACATGATCATTTCGGGCGGGGAGAACATCTACCCGGCCGAGGTGGAGAACGTCCTGATGAGCCATCCGGCGGTGACCGACTGCGCGGTGATCGGCGTGCCGGACGAGCGGTGGGGCGAGACGCCGAAGGCCCTGGTCGTCCTGGACGCCGACGTGCCCGAGGCCGACCTCATCGCGTACTGCCGGGAGCGGCTGGCGCACTTCAAGTGCCCGTCGTCGGTCGAGCGGCGGGACGCGATCCCCCGCAACCCGACCGGCAAGATCCTCAAGCGCGAGCTGCGCGCCCCCTACTGGACGGACCAGACGCGGTCAGTCCACTGA
- a CDS encoding endonuclease/exonuclease/phosphatase family protein: MRVPRALIPLLAVAGAGAVVAFAGAGASIEKGDAPVLADGAQQAPKAATVTAMTWNVCGDAVPGCPLGARPADLVRAVEHEARANTVGGRHVKADVLLLQEICSAQVAALGAAPVFHGWSWQFSPEDKDAKCANGQGRPGVAIGSRTALGDVRKLRLPAPRGHERTALCATSETWRTRLCSTRFSATAEDPRGEWRRRQAARLAEAAGPGRVVFGGDLTDVPAGRPLDGLYRDYAECDQGPNARDGAATLQNWSGAAVFKTDYLFTNRTAATSCGVARTPNRASDHRALTAVIRFS, translated from the coding sequence GTGCGTGTCCCCCGCGCCCTGATTCCCCTGCTCGCCGTCGCCGGTGCCGGTGCCGTCGTCGCGTTCGCCGGAGCCGGCGCGTCCATCGAGAAGGGGGACGCTCCCGTCCTCGCCGACGGCGCGCAGCAGGCGCCGAAGGCCGCGACGGTCACCGCGATGACCTGGAACGTCTGCGGCGACGCGGTGCCGGGCTGTCCGCTCGGGGCGCGTCCCGCCGACCTGGTCCGGGCGGTCGAGCATGAGGCGCGTGCCAACACCGTCGGGGGACGGCATGTGAAGGCCGACGTCCTGCTTCTCCAGGAGATCTGCTCCGCGCAGGTCGCGGCGCTCGGCGCGGCGCCGGTGTTCCACGGCTGGTCGTGGCAGTTCAGCCCGGAGGACAAGGACGCCAAGTGCGCGAACGGGCAGGGACGGCCCGGCGTCGCGATCGGCAGCCGCACCGCGCTCGGCGACGTCCGCAAGCTCCGCCTGCCCGCCCCGCGCGGGCACGAGCGGACGGCCCTCTGCGCGACGTCGGAGACCTGGCGGACGCGCCTGTGCTCCACCCGGTTCAGCGCGACTGCCGAGGACCCGCGCGGCGAGTGGCGGCGCAGGCAGGCCGCGCGGCTCGCCGAGGCGGCGGGCCCCGGACGGGTCGTGTTCGGCGGCGACCTGACCGACGTCCCGGCCGGGCGCCCGCTGGACGGCCTCTACCGCGACTACGCCGAGTGCGACCAGGGCCCGAACGCGCGCGACGGCGCGGCGACGCTCCAGAACTGGTCCGGTGCAGCGGTTTTCAAGACCGACTACCTGTTCACGAACCGGACGGCGGCCACGTCCTGCGGGGTGGCGCGGACGCCGAACCGCGCGTCCGACCACCGCGCGCTGACCGCCGTGATCCGGTTCTCGTGA
- a CDS encoding type II toxin-antitoxin system RelE family toxin yields MGYATRFTPHAQRAMLKVPRPDALRILHRLAELQKAMDAGDTASFDIKALRGHSARWRLRIGDYRVVYTVEDGQLIVWVLAVGDRRDVYRQIP; encoded by the coding sequence ATGGGGTACGCCACGCGCTTCACGCCGCACGCCCAGCGGGCGATGCTCAAGGTCCCGCGCCCGGACGCCCTGCGCATTCTCCACCGCCTCGCCGAACTCCAGAAGGCGATGGACGCGGGGGACACGGCGTCGTTCGACATCAAGGCTCTTCGGGGACACAGCGCCCGCTGGCGGCTCAGGATCGGTGACTACCGCGTCGTCTACACGGTCGAGGACGGCCAGTTGATCGTGTGGGTCCTGGCCGTCGGGGACCGCCGCGACGTCTACCGCCAGATCCCCTAG
- a CDS encoding type II toxin-antitoxin system Phd/YefM family antitoxin, with protein MNEPVVESMADVRAHLADVIDRARREDTPTIITRRGRQEAVVLDVQEYRRLREVAESAEEAWLNRLADEAESEGTEGSVSLEEMAALLRADQG; from the coding sequence ATGAACGAGCCGGTGGTCGAATCCATGGCGGACGTCCGCGCGCACCTCGCCGACGTCATCGATCGCGCCCGCCGGGAGGACACCCCGACGATCATCACTCGGCGCGGCAGGCAGGAAGCCGTCGTGCTCGACGTCCAGGAGTACCGGCGCCTGCGCGAGGTGGCGGAGAGCGCCGAGGAGGCGTGGCTCAACCGGCTGGCCGACGAAGCCGAGTCCGAGGGCACGGAAGGGTCGGTCTCCCTCGAGGAGATGGCCGCCTTGCTGCGCGCCGACCAGGGCTGA
- a CDS encoding LysR family transcriptional regulator, with the protein MDLAAVRTFLAVADCGRFQDAAAELSISQQAVSKRVAALERGLDARLFTRTARGALLTIDGQAFLPHARELIRAAERAAASVRPGRRALRVDVIGRRLAPADLLRGFHRTRPDLDLDVVTLFDADAAVDAVRAGTIDASFRAVARRLPDDVAAERVHDEPIQLVTGPDHALAAARSIRPDALAGHRIWMPGLVPGTEWAAYYDDLATAFGLTIEVTGPDFGTEPLLDTIADSRTLATFVGERTRLVWPADHGLRRIPLRDPTPVYPHALIRRPDNPHPALAALRAHLGAPPDVPGTWTPTWAKNP; encoded by the coding sequence ATGGACCTCGCCGCCGTGCGCACCTTCCTCGCCGTCGCGGACTGCGGACGCTTCCAGGACGCCGCCGCCGAGCTGTCGATCTCCCAGCAGGCCGTCTCCAAGCGCGTCGCCGCGCTGGAACGCGGCCTCGACGCGCGGTTGTTCACCCGGACGGCGCGCGGCGCGCTGCTCACCATCGACGGGCAGGCGTTCCTGCCGCACGCGCGCGAGCTGATCCGCGCGGCGGAGCGGGCCGCCGCGTCCGTCCGGCCCGGCCGCCGGGCGCTGCGCGTGGACGTCATCGGCCGCCGCCTCGCCCCCGCCGACCTGCTGCGCGGCTTCCACCGGACGCGCCCCGACCTCGACCTCGACGTCGTCACCCTCTTCGACGCGGACGCGGCGGTCGACGCCGTCCGGGCCGGGACGATCGACGCGTCCTTCCGCGCCGTCGCCCGCCGCCTGCCCGACGACGTCGCGGCCGAACGCGTCCACGACGAACCGATCCAGCTCGTCACCGGCCCGGACCACGCGCTCGCCGCCGCCCGCTCGATCCGCCCCGACGCGCTCGCGGGGCACCGGATCTGGATGCCCGGCCTGGTCCCCGGCACCGAGTGGGCCGCCTACTACGACGACCTGGCCACCGCGTTCGGCCTCACCATCGAGGTCACCGGCCCCGACTTCGGCACCGAACCACTCCTGGACACGATCGCCGACTCCCGCACGCTGGCGACGTTCGTCGGCGAGCGCACACGCCTCGTCTGGCCCGCCGACCACGGCCTGCGCCGCATCCCGCTGCGCGACCCCACACCCGTCTACCCGCACGCGCTGATCCGCCGCCCCGACAACCCGCACCCCGCGCTCGCCGCACTCCGCGCCCACCTCGGCGCACCCCCGGACGTCCCCGGAACCTGGACCCCGACATGGGCGAAAAACCCTTAG
- a CDS encoding MFS transporter produces the protein MARVGRRFGWLWAAYAVSSYGTGLGFGAFAFLAIRVLHAGATEIALLSAAGTAVGAALAIPLGPWVEFRRKRPVMVAMDLVRFGALATVPVAYVCGALTFAQLLVVSVVAAAAKIAFRAASGAYLKMIVAPEHLLAANGRFESTTWTSTVLGPSLGGAVMALCGPVATVVADAASYLVSAACLGAAGGAEAEPTVRRRGADGLLDGWRHILGHPVLRPLFLNTVLVSGLIMATEPLLAVLMLGRLGFSPWEYTLVFGLPCAGGLAGARLARPLVRRYGPHAVLLASGTLRACWPVGLAFIRPGAAGLVLVLVLQFGLVTCIGVFNPVLATYRLDCTGQDRIARTLAAWTVTSSAVIAALTALWGLLADLAGVRTAVAAAGLLMLATPLLLPAIRHASPSSVGS, from the coding sequence ATGGCTCGCGTGGGACGGCGTTTCGGGTGGTTGTGGGCGGCGTACGCCGTCAGTTCGTACGGGACGGGGCTCGGCTTCGGCGCGTTCGCATTTCTCGCGATCCGCGTGCTGCACGCCGGGGCGACCGAGATCGCGCTGCTGTCGGCGGCCGGGACGGCGGTCGGCGCGGCCCTGGCGATCCCGCTCGGGCCGTGGGTGGAGTTCCGGCGCAAGCGCCCCGTGATGGTCGCGATGGACCTGGTCCGGTTCGGGGCGCTGGCGACCGTGCCCGTCGCGTACGTGTGCGGGGCGCTGACGTTCGCCCAACTCCTGGTGGTCTCGGTGGTCGCCGCCGCCGCGAAGATCGCGTTCCGGGCGGCGAGCGGCGCCTATCTGAAGATGATCGTCGCGCCGGAGCACCTGCTCGCCGCGAACGGACGGTTCGAGTCCACGACCTGGACGTCCACCGTGCTCGGCCCGTCCCTCGGCGGCGCCGTGATGGCGCTGTGCGGGCCGGTCGCGACCGTCGTGGCGGACGCCGCCAGCTACCTGGTGTCGGCCGCGTGCCTCGGCGCGGCGGGCGGCGCCGAGGCCGAACCCACCGTGCGGCGCCGGGGCGCGGACGGCCTGCTGGACGGCTGGCGGCACATCCTCGGCCATCCCGTCCTGCGTCCGCTGTTCCTCAACACGGTCCTGGTGTCCGGCCTGATCATGGCGACGGAACCGCTGCTGGCCGTGCTCATGCTCGGCCGCCTCGGCTTCTCGCCGTGGGAGTACACGCTCGTGTTCGGGCTGCCGTGCGCGGGCGGGCTGGCGGGGGCGCGGCTGGCCCGTCCGCTCGTCCGGCGGTACGGGCCGCACGCGGTGCTGCTCGCGTCCGGGACGCTGCGGGCGTGCTGGCCGGTCGGGCTGGCGTTCATCCGGCCGGGCGCGGCGGGGCTCGTGCTCGTGCTCGTCCTCCAGTTCGGCCTGGTCACGTGCATCGGCGTGTTCAACCCGGTGCTCGCCACCTACCGGCTCGACTGCACCGGCCAGGACCGCATCGCGCGCACGCTGGCGGCGTGGACGGTCACGAGCAGCGCCGTCATCGCGGCCCTGACCGCGCTGTGGGGCCTGCTGGCCGACCTCGCGGGCGTCCGGACGGCCGTCGCCGCCGCCGGTCTCCTCATGCTCGCGACGCCGCTGCTGCTCCCGGCGATCCGTCACGCCTCACCTTCGAGCGTGGGTTCGTAG
- a CDS encoding MFS transporter codes for MADHAYALPLHLTAATLLRISAEGLATALVLTVQARTGDAATAGFLQTAMTLPYVLSGPVIGHALDRTRRPGRFVAAVAAGYAVAMAALLTIAGDAPLYAALAVALVIGLTEPVVVAVTGLLPRFVPADRLPRAYGLEAASYNVAAITGPALAATIATATAADFSGLPVMAGALLGALALVFLPAPGPAAMPARPKRAAHASAHDTGAPAPPRPVRPDDRAPERTGALLGGAQVLLRNRVLRGLTLATTFASVGLGGIAVTTVLLGRRLGGDEASGGRLLVALAAGSLLGSLLSSRLLTARYAEPVMLGGLVAFGTALASLAVVPDILWATVACAAAGLFEGPAFAATLMLRQREAPPGRLGQVNTTAGSLKIGASAIGAALTGALAERVGPFVLIAGIGAFPLIGVVAGLLVLRGQSLGRRYEPTLEGEA; via the coding sequence ATGGCCGATCACGCATACGCACTGCCCCTCCACCTCACGGCCGCCACCCTGCTGCGGATCTCGGCCGAGGGACTCGCGACCGCGCTGGTGCTGACCGTCCAGGCCAGGACCGGCGACGCCGCCACCGCCGGCTTCCTCCAGACCGCGATGACCCTCCCGTACGTGCTGAGCGGCCCGGTCATCGGGCACGCGCTCGACCGGACGCGCCGGCCCGGCCGGTTCGTCGCCGCCGTCGCGGCCGGCTACGCGGTCGCGATGGCCGCCCTGCTCACGATCGCGGGCGACGCGCCGCTGTACGCCGCGTTAGCGGTCGCGCTCGTGATCGGCCTGACCGAGCCGGTCGTCGTGGCCGTGACCGGGCTGCTGCCGCGCTTCGTCCCGGCGGACCGGCTGCCCCGCGCGTACGGGCTGGAGGCGGCGAGCTACAACGTCGCGGCGATCACCGGCCCGGCGCTCGCCGCGACGATCGCGACCGCGACCGCCGCCGACTTCTCCGGCCTTCCCGTCATGGCGGGCGCGCTGCTCGGCGCGCTCGCGCTCGTGTTCCTCCCCGCGCCGGGGCCGGCGGCGATGCCCGCGCGCCCCAAGCGCGCCGCGCACGCGTCGGCGCACGACACGGGCGCCCCCGCGCCGCCGCGTCCGGTCCGTCCCGACGACCGCGCGCCCGAGCGGACGGGCGCGCTGCTCGGCGGGGCGCAGGTGCTGCTGCGCAACCGGGTCCTGCGCGGGCTGACGCTCGCGACGACGTTCGCCAGCGTCGGCCTCGGCGGCATCGCGGTCACGACCGTCCTGCTCGGGCGGCGGCTCGGCGGGGACGAGGCGTCCGGCGGCCGGCTGCTCGTCGCGCTGGCCGCCGGGTCGCTGCTCGGCTCGCTGCTGTCCAGCCGCCTGCTCACCGCGCGCTACGCCGAGCCGGTCATGCTCGGCGGGCTCGTCGCGTTCGGGACGGCCCTGGCGTCGCTGGCCGTCGTCCCCGACATCCTGTGGGCGACGGTCGCGTGCGCGGCGGCGGGCCTGTTCGAGGGGCCGGCGTTCGCGGCGACGCTGATGCTGCGCCAGCGCGAGGCGCCGCCGGGACGGCTCGGCCAGGTCAACACGACGGCGGGCAGCCTGAAGATCGGTGCGTCGGCGATCGGTGCGGCGCTCACCGGGGCACTCGCCGAACGCGTCGGGCCGTTCGTCCTGATCGCGGGCATCGGCGCGTTCCCGCTGATCGGCGTCGTCGCGGGCCTGCTGGTGTTGCGCGGACAGTCGTTGGGCCGACGCTACGAACCCACGCTCGAAGGTGAGGCGTGA
- a CDS encoding TetR/AcrR family transcriptional regulator: MARTKEFDPDVALQKALELFWERGFEATSMADLVARLGIGRASLYATFGGKRDLYLAALQRYQERSDAVEALARPGAALPAIRGVLDAYVTADLASSRGCMIVNAAIETAPRDPAAARRVAASWDGLETALAAALVRARAQGEIPAGSDPRSLARFLLVVLQGLRVVGRADPDPRRLWDAVEHAMAAIQERSVN; this comes from the coding sequence GTGGCGAGAACGAAGGAGTTCGATCCGGACGTCGCGCTCCAGAAGGCCCTGGAGCTGTTCTGGGAGCGCGGCTTCGAGGCGACGTCGATGGCGGACCTCGTGGCGCGGCTCGGGATCGGCCGGGCCAGCCTGTACGCGACGTTCGGCGGCAAGCGCGACCTGTACCTGGCGGCGCTCCAGCGGTACCAGGAGCGGTCGGACGCGGTGGAGGCCCTCGCCCGCCCCGGCGCGGCCCTGCCCGCGATCCGGGGCGTGCTGGACGCCTATGTCACGGCGGATCTCGCCTCGTCGCGGGGCTGCATGATCGTCAACGCGGCGATCGAGACGGCGCCCCGGGACCCGGCGGCGGCGCGGCGCGTCGCGGCGTCCTGGGACGGCCTGGAGACCGCGCTCGCCGCCGCGCTCGTCCGCGCCCGCGCGCAGGGCGAGATCCCCGCCGGGAGCGACCCCCGGTCGCTCGCCCGGTTCCTGCTCGTCGTGCTCCAGGGGCTGCGGGTCGTCGGCCGCGCCGACCCCGACCCGCGCCGGCTCTGGGACGCCGTCGAGCACGCCATGGCCGCGATTCAGGAACGATCAGTCAACTAA
- a CDS encoding SDR family NAD(P)-dependent oxidoreductase, whose protein sequence is MSPAFTGRTVLITGASGVLGRATAVAFGRAGANVVAAGRDRAELDRTVAAVERAGGTASSVTVDVTDSASVAAMVGAAVERHGRLDVAFNNAGVFGTLAPVADQDERAWSAVVDVNLKGVFLSMKHEIAAMRATGGGAIVNTSSRIGAHGRLPGASAYAASKAAVSVLTMNAAREHTGDGVRINAVSPGPIDSPMSLRPGETEADRAERMKASLPIGRVADADEVAAAVLWLASDEASYVVGTDLLVDGGSSA, encoded by the coding sequence ATGTCTCCCGCATTCACTGGCAGAACGGTCCTCATCACGGGCGCGTCCGGCGTCCTCGGCCGCGCGACGGCGGTGGCGTTCGGCCGCGCGGGCGCGAACGTCGTCGCGGCCGGCCGCGACCGCGCCGAACTGGACCGGACCGTCGCGGCCGTCGAACGGGCCGGCGGCACGGCGTCGAGCGTCACCGTGGACGTCACCGACTCCGCGAGCGTCGCCGCGATGGTCGGCGCGGCGGTCGAGCGGCACGGACGGCTCGACGTCGCGTTCAACAACGCCGGGGTGTTCGGCACGCTCGCCCCGGTCGCCGACCAGGACGAGCGCGCCTGGTCCGCCGTGGTCGACGTCAACCTCAAGGGCGTCTTCCTGTCGATGAAGCACGAGATCGCCGCGATGCGCGCGACCGGCGGCGGGGCGATCGTCAACACGTCGTCGCGGATCGGCGCGCACGGACGGCTGCCGGGCGCGAGCGCGTACGCCGCGTCCAAGGCCGCCGTGAGCGTCCTGACGATGAACGCCGCGCGCGAGCACACCGGCGACGGCGTCCGGATCAACGCCGTCAGCCCCGGCCCGATCGACTCGCCGATGTCGCTGCGTCCCGGCGAGACCGAGGCCGACCGCGCCGAGCGGATGAAGGCGTCGCTGCCGATCGGCCGCGTCGCGGACGCCGACGAGGTCGCCGCCGCCGTCCTGTGGCTGGCCTCGGACGAAGCGTCGTACGTGGTCGGAACGGACCTGCTGGTCGATGGAGGGTCCTCCGCCTGA